The region GAAGAGGCGTACTGGCCCTATGAGTCGCGTCCCTGGGGCGCCTCGAACGACGAGCGCTGCGTGGGTTCCGAGGCCGATCGCCCCACCGAGTGTCACACCAACGGCCACCCTCCCGAAGAGGCGGTTGAGGCACCGAAGTGGAAGCTCCCGACCAGTCGCTGGCTCTCCACACGGGAGCGTGACATCAAGGCCGTGATGAAGAACAAGGGCACCGCCGTGGTGGTCGGTGGTGACTTCTACTACCAGGCCTGGAATCACGGTGCTTCCAGCCTGCCCACCAACCGGGAGTACGCCCGCAAGGGATACGTCCTCTACCCCAATGAGGCTGATAAGACCGCCAGCCGCCAGAAGCGCGCCGGCCACGCCTTTTTGCTGGTGGGCTGGGACGACACCCTGAGCGTGGAGCGCGTCGATGAGAATGGCCAGGTGATGCTCGATGAAAGTGGCGAGCCCCTGACCGAGTCGGGCTTCTTCATCTTTAAAAACAGCTGGGGCACCGGGAGCTGGGGCACCGATCACGCCGATGAGCGTATGCCCGACGGCTACGGCTACATCTCGTATCGGTACGTCGAGGAGTTCTTAAGCGCCCGTGCCGCGGAGCTGCCGGTGTTTGAAGAGCCGGAGCCCGATCCGGTCTGCGGCGAAACGCTTAGCTGCGCCGATGAGTCCTGCATCGATTCGCCGCTCTGCGAAGGGGAGCCCGCCCGCTTCAGCAGCGAAGAAGAGGTGGCCATCCCCGACAACGATCCTCAGGGTGCGCTGAGCACCATTGAGGTGATCGGTACCTCCAACGTCCTTGCAGCCAGCGTGGATGTGCTCATCACCCATCCCTACGTGGGCGATCTGTCGATCGAGCTGATTCACCCCTCGGGGGATTCGGTGGTGCTGCGCGAAGCCAATGGCCAGGCCGGCGCCGATCTTTTTGAGACCTATCACCTCACGGACTTTGTGGGCCTGAGCGCCGAGGGGAACTGGTCACTTAAGGTTGTCGACCATGCCGGCACCGATGAAGGCGCGTTGCTGGGCTGGGATCTGACGCTGGTGCGCTAAAGTGGCGCCGCCGGCTCATCCTGGATGACCCGCTGAGCATGCAACCCCGAGACCCGCTGCGGCCTCGGGGTTTTTTGTTGCCTGGCGACTCGCGTTCCTCGCCGATGCCCACCTGATTCCGTGCCGGGGGGGGCTCCGCCGGAGGCTCAAGTACCTGACCGAGGGAGCGCCATCTCGTGTTGTAGCGCGGGTGATGTTGCTTTTCCGGAGGCTCAAATGGCCTGACCGAGGGAGCGCCATCTTCTGACCGAGGGAGCGCCATCTCGTGTTGTAGCGCGGCGAAATGCCCGTGCGATCTTCCCCCCGCCTTTGCTGGCACCGGAGCTTCTCGAGCAGTACACTCGGCCTCATACACCAAGCTCGAAGGCTCCGCTGGCCAGCCCCCTCATCGACCTCGTGGAGGAAAAGATGCGCGATACCGTGATCGATCGCTTCGTAACGCAGGTGGAGGCGCGTGCCGGGCAACCGGCCCTGTACTTTCGGCAGGGGGATGCCTGGCATTCCTGGAGCTGGGCGGAGTACGGGCAGAAGGCCCGCGCGTTTGCCGGGGCGCTCATCGCACGGGGCCTGGAGCCCGGTGAGCGCATCAACATCTGCGGGTTTAACTGCCCGGAGTGGGTGATCGCCAGCGTCGGCGCCATGATCGCCCGAAACGTGCCCGCCGGTATCTACCATACCGATAGCGCCGAACAGATGGCCTACATCGCCAAGCACTCCGGGGCCCGGGTGCTGGTGCTCGCCGATCTTGCGCAATGGGAGAAAGCCCGCTCCATCCTCGATGAGCTTGAGCACCTCTGCCAGGTCGTCATGATCCGCGAGGCTGACGCGATCGACGATCCACGTGTGGTCAGCTGGGAGGACTTTTTGGCAGGGGGCGCCGGCCATCAGGCCGAGGTCGATCAGCGTATTAAAGAGATCCAGGAAGATGAGCTCGCCACACTCATCTACACCAGCGGGACCACCGGAGCGCCCAAGGGGGTGATGCTCAGCCATAATAACCTGGCGATCACCGCGAACATGGCCTTCGATGTTGTGGGAAATGTGCTGGCCGGCGACACCCGGGGGGGACCCGGGGACTGTGTGGTCTCGTATCTGCCCCTCTCACATATCGCCGAGCAGATGTTCTCGATTCACTTGGCCCTGACGCTGGGCTACCCAGTCTACTTTGCCGAGAGCGTGGACAAGGTGCGGGACGCCCTGGTGGAGGCCCGGCCCACACTCTTCTTCGCGGTGCCCCGGGTCTGGGAGAAGTTCCGGGCGGCGCTGGAACCCCGCCTCAATGAGGCCACCGGTGTGAAGGCCGCGGTCGTGCGCTGGTCGCGGGAGGTTGGGGTGGAGGCCGGCCATGACATCGTCAAGTACGGTGCTCCCCGCGGGGTAGGCGCGCTGCGCTACCGCGTGGCTCGTCGGCTCTTCTTCCAGCGCGTTGCCGCACAGGTGGGGCTCGATCGCCTGCGCCTGGCCATCAGCGCCGCGGCTCCCATCGGTGATGATGTGCTGGAGTTCTTTATGAGCCTGGGCATCGTTATCCGCGAGATCTACGGCCAGTCCGAGGGCTCCGGCCCGACCACCATGAACTACCCCCGCGCCGGGATGAGCAAGTTCGGAACGGTCGGGCGCGCGGTGCCAGGGGTCGACATCATGACCGCCGATGATGGCGAGATCCTGGTCCGGGGCCCCAATGTTTTTATGGGTTATTTCAACGAGCCGGAGAAGACCGCCGAAACGCTGGTCGATGGCTGGTTGTACTCCGGGGATATTGGCAGCCTGGATGCCGACGGTTTTTTAACGATCACAGACCGTAAGAAGAACCTCATTATCACCTCCGGGGGCAAGAACATCCCTCCGGCTCCGATCG is a window of Lujinxingia litoralis DNA encoding:
- a CDS encoding proprotein convertase P-domain-containing protein translates to MAKNTRQWWWVALGASLVLAGCGEGVDVEGANPDHGELFAPPLENLDTLMEGAPDNATLPGEAKGDEVFAPTFYDLIEQQSPTANQGSRGVCSIFAAVALMEHLYIKEGTYPDKDFSEQYLQWSAKFEVGSFPNTSGSSSRYNLQAISEYGVVEEAYWPYESRPWGASNDERCVGSEADRPTECHTNGHPPEEAVEAPKWKLPTSRWLSTRERDIKAVMKNKGTAVVVGGDFYYQAWNHGASSLPTNREYARKGYVLYPNEADKTASRQKRAGHAFLLVGWDDTLSVERVDENGQVMLDESGEPLTESGFFIFKNSWGTGSWGTDHADERMPDGYGYISYRYVEEFLSARAAELPVFEEPEPDPVCGETLSCADESCIDSPLCEGEPARFSSEEEVAIPDNDPQGALSTIEVIGTSNVLAASVDVLITHPYVGDLSIELIHPSGDSVVLREANGQAGADLFETYHLTDFVGLSAEGNWSLKVVDHAGTDEGALLGWDLTLVR
- a CDS encoding AMP-dependent synthetase/ligase; translated protein: MRDTVIDRFVTQVEARAGQPALYFRQGDAWHSWSWAEYGQKARAFAGALIARGLEPGERINICGFNCPEWVIASVGAMIARNVPAGIYHTDSAEQMAYIAKHSGARVLVLADLAQWEKARSILDELEHLCQVVMIREADAIDDPRVVSWEDFLAGGAGHQAEVDQRIKEIQEDELATLIYTSGTTGAPKGVMLSHNNLAITANMAFDVVGNVLAGDTRGGPGDCVVSYLPLSHIAEQMFSIHLALTLGYPVYFAESVDKVRDALVEARPTLFFAVPRVWEKFRAALEPRLNEATGVKAAVVRWSREVGVEAGHDIVKYGAPRGVGALRYRVARRLFFQRVAAQVGLDRLRLAISAAAPIGDDVLEFFMSLGIVIREIYGQSEGSGPTTMNYPRAGMSKFGTVGRAVPGVDIMTADDGEILVRGPNVFMGYFNEPEKTAETLVDGWLYSGDIGSLDADGFLTITDRKKNLIITSGGKNIPPAPIESRLRELDIVSQALVVGEGRKYLAALLTLDPELAADFARQHDLPTDLRELADHPEFLVHIQAHIDHINQKLARAETLKRFVVLPDEFTEESGELTPTRKLKRRVILERYAGQITSMYS